A stretch of Stenotrophomonas indicatrix DNA encodes these proteins:
- a CDS encoding TetR/AcrR family transcriptional regulator, translating into MVRRTRAEMEETRANLLATARRVFSEQGYAAASMDDLTAQAGLTRGALYHHFGDKKGLLAAVVVQLDDEMDARLQAISDGTADTWDGFVRRCSAYLEMALEPEIQRIVLRDARAVLGGASPESQRNCVHSMQRLIEQLIAQGLVAPVDAQALASLIYGSLAEAAFWIAEGEDGDARLRQATAALEMLLRGLKSTT; encoded by the coding sequence ATGGTCCGTCGCACCCGCGCCGAGATGGAAGAAACGCGCGCCAATCTGCTGGCCACCGCCCGTCGCGTGTTCAGCGAACAGGGCTATGCCGCCGCCTCGATGGACGACCTGACAGCCCAGGCTGGGCTGACCCGCGGCGCGCTGTATCACCATTTCGGCGACAAGAAGGGTCTGCTGGCGGCGGTGGTCGTCCAGCTTGACGATGAGATGGACGCGCGCCTGCAGGCGATCAGCGATGGTACCGCCGACACCTGGGACGGCTTCGTGCGGCGCTGTAGTGCCTACCTGGAGATGGCGCTGGAACCAGAGATCCAGCGCATCGTGCTGCGCGATGCACGTGCGGTGCTCGGTGGCGCATCGCCGGAATCGCAGCGGAACTGCGTGCACTCGATGCAACGCCTGATCGAACAGTTGATCGCGCAAGGCCTGGTCGCGCCGGTGGACGCGCAGGCGCTGGCATCGCTGATCTACGGCAGCCTGGCCGAGGCCGCGTTCTGGATAGCCGAAGGTGAAGATGGCGATGCGCGCCTTCGCCAAGCAACGGCGGCACTGGAGATGCTGTTGCGTGGGCTGAAGTCGACCACGTAA
- a CDS encoding RNA polymerase sigma factor, with protein sequence MHEPALSQRLDTLWRMESPVLIARLARLLGGDVGRAEELAQDTWLAALERWPVQGIPDNPGAWLMTTARNRAIDVLRQHRRVAQQHAQWGEELHPAALPSPDDSQALEDDIGDDLLRLMFVACHPVLPADARVALSLRLLGGLTTTEIARAFLQPEPTIAQRIVRAKRTLAQKQIPYEVPRADALPERLASVLEAIYLVFNEGYAASAGDDWMRPALCAEALRLARILAHRMPVPPVLGLLALMELQASRAAARVDAQGAPILLDQQNRARWDWLQIERGQQALARAVSAGGGDDPYVLQARIAFCHASARRAEDTDWARIAALYAQLLQVMPSPVVALNRVVAVSRSEGAFAAWALLQPLLDEPRLQGYAPLMVVRGELLQQLGREQDARDAFASAAALSQNQAERTLLRQRAGLPQEN encoded by the coding sequence ATGCACGAGCCCGCCCTGAGCCAGCGCCTGGACACCCTCTGGCGGATGGAATCGCCAGTGTTGATCGCGCGCCTGGCGCGCCTGCTCGGCGGCGATGTCGGTCGTGCCGAAGAGCTGGCCCAGGACACCTGGCTGGCCGCGCTGGAGCGTTGGCCGGTGCAGGGCATCCCGGACAATCCTGGAGCCTGGCTGATGACCACCGCGCGCAACCGTGCCATCGATGTGCTGCGCCAGCACCGTCGGGTGGCGCAGCAGCATGCGCAATGGGGAGAGGAACTGCATCCGGCCGCATTGCCCTCGCCGGACGACAGCCAGGCGCTGGAAGACGACATCGGCGATGACCTGCTGCGGCTGATGTTCGTGGCCTGCCATCCAGTCCTGCCTGCCGACGCGCGGGTAGCGCTGAGCCTGCGCCTGCTGGGCGGGCTGACCACGACCGAGATCGCCCGCGCGTTCCTGCAGCCGGAGCCGACCATCGCCCAGCGCATCGTGCGTGCCAAGCGCACGTTGGCGCAGAAGCAGATCCCCTACGAAGTGCCGCGTGCCGATGCATTGCCGGAGCGACTGGCCTCGGTGCTGGAGGCGATCTACCTGGTGTTCAACGAAGGCTATGCAGCCAGTGCAGGCGACGACTGGATGCGACCGGCGCTGTGCGCCGAGGCGCTGCGGCTGGCGCGCATCCTCGCCCATCGCATGCCGGTGCCGCCGGTACTGGGTCTGTTGGCGCTGATGGAACTGCAGGCTTCGCGCGCGGCGGCACGGGTGGATGCGCAGGGTGCGCCGATCCTGCTGGACCAGCAGAACCGGGCACGCTGGGATTGGCTGCAGATCGAACGCGGCCAGCAGGCACTGGCGCGTGCGGTGTCGGCGGGTGGCGGCGATGACCCCTATGTGCTGCAGGCGCGGATCGCTTTCTGCCATGCCAGTGCGCGGCGTGCCGAAGACACCGACTGGGCACGCATCGCTGCGCTGTATGCGCAGCTGCTGCAGGTAATGCCATCGCCGGTGGTGGCATTGAACCGGGTGGTGGCGGTGTCGCGCAGCGAAGGCGCGTTCGCGGCATGGGCACTGTTGCAGCCGCTGCTGGATGAGCCACGCCTGCAGGGCTACGCACCGCTGATGGTGGTGCGGGGCGAACTGCTGCAGCAGCTGGGGCGGGAGCAGGACGCGCGTGACGCATTCGCCTCGGCAGCGGCGTTGAGCCAGAACCAGGCAGAGCGGACCCTGCTGCGGCAACGGGCCGGCCTGCCGCAGGAAAATTGA
- a CDS encoding M28 family metallopeptidase, with the protein MKRVVLGVLALSVSSALMAATPKFDGARISADVKELASDAYEGRSPATAGEQKTIAFLSKQFADAGLQPGGDLKDGKRLWTQAVPLRKGDIVGTPQLSLQQGGKTIALEQGKQIAVRAAMNGATNVDISKAPLVFLGYGVKAPERNWDDFKGVDLKGKIAVVLINDPDFETGKGDFDGKGMTWYGRWPYKYEEGARQGALGVLIVHETAPASYGWATVAGSNTNTMFDVVRDNPADSHPLLEGWIQRDLAVELFRSAGQDFEALKKKAQQRDFTPVPLTGASLDAKYAVKTEVITSHNVAARLEGSTHPDETLIYSAHWDHIGVGEPDARGDRIFNGALDNASGTASLIELARGFAKAPRPQRSVVFLAVTAEEKGLLGSEYYATHPLYPLEKTVAMINMDGMAPFGPSRDFGIYGAARFELLDQLKDVAKGWDIRYTPDPKPEAGLFFRSDHFPFAKRGVPALSWSAGQDWVDGGVAAGKKASEDYTAKRYHQQGDEWQPDWVFAGAARDLEVLYTLGNQLANSRSWPNWSKDEAFRAVRDASADQRR; encoded by the coding sequence ATGAAGCGAGTAGTACTGGGCGTGCTGGCCCTGTCGGTGTCGAGCGCACTGATGGCGGCCACCCCGAAATTCGATGGCGCGCGGATCTCCGCCGACGTCAAGGAACTGGCCTCCGACGCCTACGAAGGCCGCTCCCCGGCCACCGCCGGCGAACAGAAGACCATCGCCTTCCTCAGCAAGCAGTTCGCCGACGCCGGCCTGCAGCCCGGCGGCGACCTGAAGGACGGCAAGCGCCTGTGGACCCAGGCCGTGCCGCTGCGCAAGGGCGACATCGTCGGCACCCCGCAGCTGTCGCTGCAGCAGGGCGGCAAGACCATCGCGCTGGAGCAGGGCAAGCAGATCGCCGTGCGTGCAGCCATGAACGGCGCCACCAACGTGGATATCAGCAAGGCACCGCTGGTGTTCCTTGGCTATGGCGTAAAGGCGCCGGAGCGCAACTGGGACGACTTCAAGGGCGTGGACCTGAAGGGCAAGATCGCCGTCGTGCTGATCAACGACCCGGACTTCGAAACCGGCAAGGGCGACTTCGACGGCAAGGGCATGACCTGGTATGGCCGTTGGCCGTACAAGTACGAAGAAGGCGCACGCCAGGGCGCACTCGGCGTGCTGATCGTGCATGAGACCGCCCCGGCGTCGTATGGCTGGGCCACGGTGGCCGGCTCCAACACCAACACCATGTTCGACGTGGTGCGCGACAATCCGGCTGACAGCCATCCGCTGCTGGAAGGCTGGATCCAGCGCGATCTGGCGGTCGAACTGTTCCGCTCGGCCGGGCAGGATTTCGAGGCGCTGAAGAAGAAGGCGCAGCAGCGCGACTTCACCCCGGTGCCGCTGACCGGCGCCAGCCTGGATGCGAAGTACGCGGTGAAGACCGAAGTGATCACCTCGCACAACGTGGCCGCGCGCCTGGAAGGCAGCACGCATCCGGACGAGACCCTCATCTACAGCGCGCACTGGGACCACATCGGCGTGGGCGAGCCCGACGCACGCGGCGACCGCATCTTCAACGGCGCGCTGGACAACGCCAGCGGCACCGCCTCGCTGATCGAACTGGCGCGTGGCTTCGCCAAGGCACCGCGTCCGCAGCGTTCGGTCGTGTTCCTGGCGGTAACCGCCGAGGAGAAGGGCCTGCTGGGTTCGGAGTACTACGCAACGCACCCGCTGTACCCGCTGGAAAAGACCGTGGCGATGATCAACATGGACGGCATGGCGCCGTTTGGCCCGTCGCGCGATTTCGGCATCTACGGCGCGGCGCGCTTCGAGCTGCTGGACCAGTTGAAGGACGTGGCCAAGGGCTGGGACATCCGCTACACGCCGGACCCGAAGCCGGAGGCCGGCCTGTTCTTCCGCTCCGACCACTTCCCGTTCGCCAAGCGTGGCGTGCCCGCGCTGTCCTGGTCGGCAGGGCAGGACTGGGTGGACGGTGGCGTCGCGGCGGGCAAGAAGGCGTCCGAGGACTACACCGCCAAGCGGTACCACCAGCAGGGCGACGAGTGGCAGCCGGACTGGGTGTTCGCTGGCGCCGCCCGCGACCTGGAAGTGCTGTACACCCTGGGCAACCAGTTGGCCAACTCGCGCAGCTGGCCGAACTGGAGCAAGGACGAGGCGTTCCGCGCCGTGCGTGACGCCAGCGCCGACCAGCGCAGATAA
- a CDS encoding sensor histidine kinase, which translates to MIASFSLIIRHLLAWAAALFVAGMVWSGIFSGMNDGPGWVFGLLVMFLMISALGSAITHVRRVWLVAGRLDGATLSGRQRRQIELPMDAGQAFAVVEAAVGELPRVEEVESSAGSLQVRAYVRRVDLWNGRQPSRWNLPARLAIKRNSVLATVTPGQGTSTVTLLFEPDAGWWADLLALDEGSNYENAEAVTRAISRRVADQRRDEQAAAEQTQVEKELSVARLNLLHAQVEPHFLYNSLANAQVLTRTDPARAEQMLGHLIQYLRSSLPQVDESVSTLGVELERTRAYLEILRIRMGARLAVEVQVPTELHEVKMPAMALQTLVENAIKHGLEPKPGGGTIWILARGFDDHVTVTVADDGLGFGQGTSGTGIGLKNLRERLRLTCGEQAGVAIVANFPSGVAATMTLPQSAKEPSHAA; encoded by the coding sequence GTGATCGCCAGCTTCTCCCTCATCATCCGTCATCTGCTGGCCTGGGCCGCGGCGCTGTTCGTTGCCGGCATGGTCTGGAGTGGCATCTTCAGCGGCATGAACGACGGCCCTGGCTGGGTGTTCGGGCTGCTGGTGATGTTCCTGATGATCTCCGCGCTGGGCAGCGCGATCACCCACGTGCGCCGGGTCTGGCTGGTGGCCGGTCGCCTCGATGGCGCCACGTTGTCGGGCCGCCAGCGCCGGCAGATCGAACTGCCGATGGATGCCGGCCAGGCCTTCGCAGTGGTCGAGGCTGCCGTCGGCGAACTGCCGCGGGTGGAAGAGGTGGAGAGCTCTGCCGGCAGTCTGCAGGTGCGTGCCTATGTGCGGCGCGTCGATCTGTGGAACGGCCGGCAACCGTCGCGCTGGAACCTGCCGGCGCGGCTGGCGATCAAACGCAACAGCGTGCTGGCCACGGTAACGCCGGGGCAGGGCACCAGCACGGTGACCCTGCTGTTCGAACCGGACGCCGGCTGGTGGGCCGATCTGCTGGCACTGGATGAAGGCAGCAACTATGAGAACGCCGAAGCGGTGACCCGAGCGATCAGCCGCCGCGTGGCTGACCAGCGCCGCGACGAGCAGGCCGCTGCCGAACAGACCCAGGTGGAAAAGGAACTGTCGGTCGCGCGCTTGAACCTGCTGCACGCGCAGGTCGAGCCGCACTTCCTGTACAACTCGCTGGCCAATGCACAGGTGCTGACCCGCACCGACCCGGCGCGCGCCGAGCAGATGCTCGGCCACCTGATCCAGTACCTGCGCAGTTCGCTGCCGCAGGTGGACGAATCGGTTTCCACGCTGGGCGTGGAGCTGGAACGCACCCGCGCCTATCTGGAAATCCTGCGTATCCGCATGGGCGCACGGCTGGCGGTGGAAGTGCAGGTGCCCACCGAGCTGCACGAAGTGAAGATGCCGGCGATGGCGCTGCAGACCCTGGTCGAGAATGCGATCAAGCACGGCCTGGAGCCCAAGCCCGGCGGCGGCACGATCTGGATCCTCGCGCGTGGTTTCGATGACCATGTCACCGTGACGGTCGCCGACGATGGGCTCGGTTTCGGACAGGGCACCAGCGGCACCGGCATCGGCCTGAAGAACCTGCGCGAGCGCCTGCGGCTGACCTGCGGCGAGCAGGCCGGAGTGGCAATCGTGGCCAATTTCCCCAGTGGTGTAGCCGCTACCATGACCCTGCCGCAGTCGGCCAAGGAGCCCAGCCATGCCGCTTGA
- a CDS encoding CsgG/HfaB family protein, translating into MRTTTRLIGLGLAAALLAACGKQDAPAETAPAKDKAASALASNAPVQEAPLRGTPDFGGTTQVAREADGIGSTRELAVLAALQSAVAQVNGVRVASQMQSLRAGLHVDVDGEHVGDIRADAFSQQMIAGSQGAVLGYEILSQDEVSQLDEETIARVRASDEGWSFKGSASASASGEASAKGGSASASVKENYEEQVKVDAKRGASSFDSDVTRRSMRSYWKVRVRAQIAQYRAPDEEGKPKIVVALPRTKSGSYAVGDGRVNADEVAQAIRARLSDTLTQTQRFIVLDREFGDELQAEIDHINSGNVRLQDTARVGQQLATDLILIPTIERFEYPRSVRNLRMSDRQVTSYSGGGRITLRLVNATTGQVVMSDSFDHQLASTGPSTLPRVVNGRSMAASMMDSLSGQIGSTIVTTLFPVSVVSVDGDQVVLSQGGDTVQVGQRWQAVRLGEELKDPQTGRSLGRSEHPCCTIRIDRVAAQTSYGTLEEGVDAMRGGFRPGQIELRQKLGSKPKAAAGATASAAPAAAARPASKPKPKPAAAPAEDPNW; encoded by the coding sequence ATGCGTACGACGACTCGATTGATCGGCCTGGGCCTGGCAGCGGCCCTGCTGGCAGCCTGCGGCAAGCAGGATGCACCGGCAGAAACCGCTCCGGCCAAGGACAAGGCTGCCAGTGCGCTGGCCAGCAATGCGCCGGTGCAGGAAGCGCCCCTGCGTGGCACGCCGGATTTCGGCGGCACCACCCAGGTCGCGCGTGAAGCCGACGGTATCGGCAGCACCCGGGAACTGGCGGTGCTGGCGGCATTGCAGTCGGCCGTGGCCCAGGTCAACGGCGTACGCGTGGCCAGCCAGATGCAGAGCCTGCGCGCAGGCCTGCATGTGGACGTGGACGGTGAACACGTCGGCGATATCCGCGCCGACGCGTTCTCCCAGCAGATGATTGCCGGCTCGCAGGGCGCGGTGCTGGGCTATGAAATCCTCTCGCAGGATGAAGTGAGCCAGCTCGACGAAGAAACCATCGCCCGCGTGCGCGCCAGCGACGAAGGCTGGAGCTTCAAGGGGTCGGCCTCGGCCAGCGCTTCCGGCGAAGCCTCCGCCAAGGGCGGCTCGGCGTCGGCCAGCGTCAAGGAAAACTACGAAGAACAGGTCAAGGTAGACGCCAAGCGCGGTGCCAGCTCCTTCGATTCGGATGTCACCCGGCGCAGCATGCGCAGCTACTGGAAGGTGCGTGTCCGCGCGCAGATTGCCCAGTACCGCGCACCGGACGAAGAAGGCAAGCCGAAGATCGTGGTGGCTCTGCCGCGCACCAAGTCGGGCAGCTATGCCGTTGGCGATGGCCGGGTGAACGCCGACGAGGTCGCCCAGGCGATCCGCGCGCGGCTGTCCGACACGCTTACCCAGACCCAGCGCTTCATCGTGCTGGACCGCGAGTTCGGCGACGAACTGCAGGCCGAGATCGACCACATCAACAGTGGCAACGTGCGCCTGCAGGACACCGCGCGCGTTGGCCAGCAGCTGGCGACCGACCTGATCCTGATTCCGACCATCGAGCGGTTCGAGTACCCGCGCAGCGTGCGCAACCTGCGCATGTCCGATCGCCAGGTGACCTCGTATTCCGGTGGCGGCCGCATCACCCTGCGCCTGGTCAACGCCACCACCGGCCAGGTGGTGATGTCCGACAGCTTCGACCATCAGTTGGCCTCGACCGGCCCCAGCACGCTGCCGCGCGTGGTCAATGGCCGCAGCATGGCCGCCTCGATGATGGACTCGCTGTCCGGGCAGATCGGCAGCACGATCGTCACCACGCTGTTCCCGGTGTCGGTGGTGTCCGTCGATGGCGACCAGGTGGTGCTGAGCCAGGGCGGTGACACCGTGCAGGTCGGCCAGCGCTGGCAGGCCGTGCGCCTGGGCGAAGAGCTGAAGGACCCGCAGACCGGCCGTTCGCTCGGCCGCAGCGAGCATCCGTGCTGCACCATCCGCATCGACCGCGTTGCCGCGCAGACGTCCTACGGCACCCTGGAAGAGGGCGTCGACGCGATGCGCGGTGGTTTCCGCCCCGGCCAGATCGAACTGCGCCAGAAGCTGGGCAGCAAGCCCAAGGCCGCCGCCGGCGCAACCGCATCGGCCGCCCCGGCCGCCGCAGCGCGCCCGGCCAGCAAGCCCAAGCCCAAGCCCGCCGCCGCCCCGGCCGAAGACCCGAACTGGTAA
- a CDS encoding LytR/AlgR family response regulator transcription factor, translated as MPLEALIAEDEELLRHSLVEQLGRLWPELKLVAECEDGASALEQLAEKQPDIAFLDIRMPGISGIEVARSLAELSPRTQVVFVTAYDQYAIDAFEQGAMDYLLKPVSDERLLATRDRILSRLPSTRQDDAVLERLLQRLGAGPAANDRPPLAWITASNGRDTQLIMLDDVIYFRADNKYTTVVTAAGESLLRTPLRELLEVLDPLHFRQVHRSTIVNMKAVAAVSRDDTGRGVLRLRQRAETLVVSQPFMSLFRGM; from the coding sequence ATGCCGCTTGAAGCGCTGATCGCCGAAGACGAGGAGCTGCTGCGGCACTCGCTGGTCGAGCAGCTCGGGCGGCTGTGGCCGGAGCTGAAGCTGGTGGCCGAATGCGAGGACGGTGCCAGTGCGCTGGAACAGCTGGCCGAGAAGCAGCCGGACATCGCCTTCCTCGACATCCGCATGCCCGGCATCAGCGGCATCGAAGTGGCGCGGTCATTGGCCGAACTGAGCCCGCGCACGCAGGTGGTGTTCGTCACCGCCTACGACCAGTACGCCATCGATGCCTTCGAGCAGGGCGCGATGGATTACCTGCTCAAGCCGGTCAGTGACGAACGGCTGCTGGCCACGCGCGACCGCATTCTTTCGCGGCTGCCATCCACGCGCCAGGACGATGCGGTGCTGGAGCGCCTGCTGCAGCGCCTGGGTGCAGGCCCGGCCGCCAACGACCGGCCGCCCTTGGCCTGGATCACCGCCAGCAATGGCCGCGATACGCAGCTGATCATGCTCGACGATGTGATCTATTTCCGCGCTGACAACAAGTACACCACGGTGGTCACTGCCGCCGGCGAAAGCCTGCTGCGCACACCACTGCGCGAGCTGCTGGAAGTGCTCGATCCGCTGCACTTCCGCCAGGTACATCGCTCCACCATCGTCAACATGAAGGCGGTGGCAGCCGTCAGCCGCGACGATACCGGCCGTGGCGTGCTGCGCCTGCGCCAGCGTGCCGAAACCCTGGTGGTCAGCCAGCCGTTCATGAGCCTGTTCCGCGGCATGTAG
- a CDS encoding oxygenase MpaB family protein: MPPLLHRLSRPVTAPIRRWVLDAFPRGQSGIDYDHPLGDPGWFGPDSVTWRMHAELPSMLAGGLCALMLQTLHPRALAGVYDHSNFRQDLVGRLRRTTAFVAGTSYAPAREVEALVAKVRCIHAQVRGHTAQGEPYAADDPHLLTWVHVTEAYGFLQGYRRYGREVPAAIADRYYDEYRCVAEALGAVDVPRSAAEVDAYFCARQPELVVDERSREVLQVLSGVRLPVPVPGLSREIFLGAGAALLPDWAEGMLERSTRQRAQAAASAKLMQGMAPLFRRALPDGLASRACARVGVPVESLREWPALPR, translated from the coding sequence ATGCCGCCGTTGCTGCACCGTCTTTCCCGCCCCGTCACCGCGCCGATCCGGCGCTGGGTCCTGGATGCGTTTCCGCGTGGCCAGAGCGGCATCGACTACGACCATCCACTGGGCGATCCCGGCTGGTTCGGGCCGGACAGCGTGACCTGGCGGATGCACGCAGAGCTGCCCTCGATGCTGGCCGGCGGTCTGTGTGCGTTGATGCTGCAGACGCTGCATCCGCGCGCGCTGGCCGGTGTCTACGATCATTCCAATTTCCGCCAGGACCTGGTCGGCCGCCTGCGCCGTACCACTGCCTTCGTGGCCGGCACCAGCTACGCGCCGGCGCGCGAGGTGGAAGCGCTGGTGGCCAAGGTGCGGTGCATCCACGCGCAGGTCCGCGGGCATACCGCGCAGGGTGAGCCGTATGCCGCCGATGATCCGCACCTGCTGACGTGGGTGCACGTGACCGAGGCCTACGGCTTCCTGCAGGGCTATCGCCGCTACGGGCGCGAGGTGCCTGCCGCGATCGCCGACCGCTATTACGACGAGTACCGCTGCGTGGCCGAAGCGCTGGGCGCGGTGGACGTACCACGCAGTGCAGCGGAAGTGGATGCGTATTTCTGTGCACGGCAGCCGGAGCTGGTGGTGGACGAACGCTCCCGCGAAGTGCTGCAGGTGCTGTCCGGCGTGCGCCTGCCGGTGCCGGTGCCCGGCCTGTCGCGCGAGATCTTCCTCGGTGCCGGTGCCGCGCTGCTGCCGGACTGGGCCGAGGGCATGCTCGAGCGCAGCACGCGCCAGCGTGCGCAGGCCGCAGCTTCGGCGAAGCTGATGCAGGGCATGGCGCCGCTGTTCCGCCGCGCGCTGCCCGACGGCCTGGCGAGCCGCGCCTGCGCCCGCGTGGGTGTGCCGGTGGAATCGTTGCGCGAGTGGCCGGCATTGCCCCGGTAA